AAATAACCGTGCTTGTCGTCATTCGCGCTGCGAAGCGCTACGTGCGCTACCCGTTCCGTACCGTCTCGTTTATACGTCACGCGTACCATTTCGCCCTTATGCGCTGCAGACACCTCTGAGAGCTGCGCACTCGTCTTAATTTTTTCGCCGTTCACAGAGATAACTGCATCGCCCGATTTCAGCCCTGCATTTTCCGCCGGCAAGTCTTTCTCAATACTTGCAAGCACAACGGGATTATAGATAACGTGCGTATCGCTCGCCACTGTAAACTGGTGCGGAACAAGCTGCGGCAAACCAAACCATGCTAAGATCGTCAGGAGTATTACCGCAGCTAGCCAGTTCATCGCTACACCAGCGAGTAAAATTTTTGTTTTTTGCCAAAATGTCGCCGCACCGTAGTCGCCAGGTTTTTTATCATCGTCATGTTCGCCTTGTAATTTTACAAACCCACCAAGCGGCAACCAGTTCACACTATATACGACATTTTTGCCAAGAAAACTTTTCTTTACGTTCTTTTTATACGCCGCTGGCGGAAATCCGATACCGAATTCCTCAACACGTACGCCGTTCCGGCGTGCCACCAGCGCATGCCCTAGTTCGTGCAATACCACCAAAACCGTGAGTGCAATGACCCCTATCACAATACCCCATACTAAATTCATTTACCCTCCAAATCGCCGTGATCGTTTTGCGTATTCTTTTAGTATAG
This portion of the TM7 phylum sp. oral taxon 349 genome encodes:
- a CDS encoding site-2 protease family protein, with protein sequence MNLVWGIVIGVIALTVLVVLHELGHALVARRNGVRVEEFGIGFPPAAYKKNVKKSFLGKNVVYSVNWLPLGGFVKLQGEHDDDKKPGDYGAATFWQKTKILLAGVAMNWLAAVILLTILAWFGLPQLVPHQFTVASDTHVIYNPVVLASIEKDLPAENAGLKSGDAVISVNGEKIKTSAQLSEVSAAHKGEMVRVTYKRDGTERVAHVALRSANDDKHGYLGAGLSQERLTRSTWSAPIVGVGVTMQLTGITLQGLGQVIGDGVSGLVMKLVPNDSAQKQADQKLSSASQSVGGPLSIFGILFPAAERAGMRYVVMMTALISLTLAVMNILPIPALDGGRWFVTAVFRLLKKPLTKEREEKIHGTGFLVLLVLVVLVTISDVVKLL